The Streptomyces laurentii genome contains a region encoding:
- a CDS encoding hydrogen peroxide sensitive repressor (Ferric uptake regulator(Fur) and related metalloregulatory proteins; typically iron-dependent, DNA-binding repressors and activators; cd07153;~dimer interface [polypeptide binding];~hydrogen peroxide sensitive repressor [Streptomyces cattleya NRRL 8057 = DSM46488];~identified by MetaGeneAnnotator; putative;~metal binding site 1 [ion binding];~metal binding site 2 [ion binding];~putative DNA binding helix;~structural Zn2+ binding site [ion binding]), with the protein MSNLLERLRLRGWRMTAQRRVVAEVLDGEHIHLTADEVLTRATARLPEISRATVYNTLGELVALGEVVEVSSVGRAKRYDPNVLRAHQHLVCAGCGTVKDVHPQGNPLDVLPEGERFGFTVTGADVTYRGLCPACAAARGGDGELPDDGRPEGESPGGEPPGGESPARPQ; encoded by the coding sequence ATGAGCAACCTGCTGGAACGGCTTCGCCTTCGCGGCTGGCGGATGACCGCCCAGCGCCGCGTGGTCGCCGAGGTCCTCGACGGCGAGCACATCCACCTCACGGCGGACGAGGTACTGACCCGTGCCACTGCGAGACTGCCCGAGATCTCGCGCGCGACCGTGTACAACACGCTGGGCGAGCTGGTCGCGCTCGGCGAGGTGGTCGAGGTGTCGAGCGTCGGGCGCGCCAAGCGCTACGACCCGAACGTGCTGCGGGCGCACCAGCATCTGGTCTGCGCGGGCTGCGGCACGGTCAAGGACGTCCACCCCCAGGGGAATCCGCTGGACGTGCTGCCGGAGGGAGAACGCTTCGGGTTCACGGTGACGGGGGCGGACGTGACGTACCGGGGGCTGTGCCCGGCGTGCGCGGCGGCGCGGGGCGGGGACGGGGAGCTGCCGGACGATGGGCGGCCGGAGGGCGAGTCGCCGGGCGGGGAGCCGCCGGGCGGAGAGTCGCCGGCACGGCCCCAGTGA
- a CDS encoding 5-amino-6-(5-phosphoribosylamino)uracil reductase (5-amino-6-(5-phosphoribosylamino)uracil reductase [Streptomyces albus J1074];~Dihydrofolate reductase (DHFR). Reduces 7,8-dihydrofolate to 5,6,7,8-tetrahydrofolate with NADPH as a cofactor. This is anessential step in the biosynthesis of deoxythymidine phosphate since 5,6,7,8-tetrahydrofolate is required to regenerate 5; cl00161;~identified by MetaGeneAnnotator; putative), which produces MRRLFPVTDMTSTTPPRAAGDTAGTTSSASADAAVTGADREWTLDELADAYAYPDPLPEGASWLRANMVSSLDGAGQHDGRSQPLSSDADMRVFGTLRALADVVIVGAETVRQEGYRPARAREAFAERRAAAGQGPAPVIAVVTASMELDFSLPLFTEPLVPTLVLTGAASSPERRAEAERAGVEVVIAGDGRDVQPLEAVAALAERGLRRQLTEGGPTLLGQFVAAGVLDELCLSLSPTMTAGGAQRIAGGPVIAVPQRFAVASVLEQDGFLFTRYRRI; this is translated from the coding sequence ATGCGACGCCTGTTCCCTGTGACGGACATGACATCCACGACGCCGCCGCGCGCGGCCGGTGACACCGCCGGTACAACCTCTTCCGCTTCCGCGGACGCGGCCGTGACCGGCGCCGACCGGGAGTGGACCCTGGACGAGCTGGCCGACGCCTACGCGTACCCCGACCCGCTTCCGGAGGGTGCCTCCTGGCTGCGCGCCAACATGGTCTCCTCGCTCGACGGCGCCGGCCAGCACGACGGCCGCTCCCAGCCGCTGTCCTCGGACGCCGACATGCGGGTCTTCGGCACCCTGCGGGCGCTCGCCGACGTCGTGATCGTCGGCGCCGAGACCGTACGGCAGGAGGGCTACCGTCCCGCCCGGGCGCGGGAGGCCTTCGCCGAGCGCCGGGCTGCGGCGGGGCAGGGCCCGGCGCCGGTGATCGCGGTGGTGACCGCCTCGATGGAGCTGGACTTCTCGCTGCCGCTGTTCACCGAGCCGCTGGTGCCGACCCTGGTCCTGACCGGTGCCGCGTCCTCCCCGGAGCGCCGGGCGGAGGCCGAGCGGGCGGGCGTGGAGGTGGTGATCGCGGGCGACGGCCGTGACGTCCAGCCGCTGGAGGCGGTGGCGGCGCTCGCCGAGCGCGGGCTGCGGCGCCAGCTGACCGAGGGCGGGCCGACGCTGCTCGGCCAGTTCGTGGCGGCGGGAGTGCTCGACGAGCTGTGCCTGAGCCTGTCGCCGACCATGACGGCGGGCGGTGCGCAGCGGATCGCCGGGGGCCCGGTGATCGCGGTTCCGCAACGCTTCGCCGTGGCATCGGTACTGGAGCAGGACGGCTTCCTCTTCACCCGCTACCGTCGGATCTGA
- a CDS encoding serine/threonine protein kinase (identified by MetaGeneAnnotator; putative;~serine/threonine protein kinase [Streptomyces griseus subsp. griseus NBRC13350]), with protein MSLSRPANTLTPRHVAFSPDGRLLATASASGASLWNARTGPDLGKRVASLGDDMLANQVAFSPDGKTLATVGYDGHRNPGHEGIAQLWDVARRKAREEVVSTEEVYGLSYSADGKTIATAARNRTVELRDASDGRFRGTIDETMVVPVQSVQFSPRDSVLAVFNGPEVNLWDTAENKLKYRLVGNDGNVLHLAFSPDGTLVASASPDDVVCLWKIPRP; from the coding sequence GTGAGCCTGAGCCGGCCGGCGAACACCCTCACACCTCGTCACGTGGCGTTCAGCCCCGACGGCCGGCTTCTGGCCACGGCGAGCGCGAGCGGCGCCTCCCTCTGGAACGCGAGGACCGGCCCGGACCTGGGCAAGCGGGTCGCCTCACTCGGCGACGACATGCTGGCGAATCAGGTGGCGTTCAGCCCCGACGGGAAGACGCTGGCCACGGTCGGCTACGACGGTCACCGGAACCCCGGCCACGAGGGCATCGCACAGCTCTGGGACGTGGCCCGGCGCAAGGCGCGCGAGGAGGTGGTCAGCACCGAGGAGGTCTACGGCCTCTCGTACAGCGCCGACGGCAAGACCATCGCCACCGCCGCCAGGAACCGGACGGTCGAGCTGCGGGACGCCTCCGACGGCCGCTTCAGAGGCACCATCGACGAGACGATGGTCGTACCGGTCCAGAGCGTGCAGTTCAGCCCTCGCGACTCCGTCCTCGCCGTGTTCAACGGCCCTGAGGTCAACCTCTGGGACACGGCCGAGAACAAGCTGAAGTACCGGTTGGTGGGCAACGACGGGAACGTCCTGCACCTGGCGTTCAGTCCCGATGGCACGCTCGTCGCGTCGGCGAGCCCCGATGACGTCGTCTGCCTGTGGAAGATCCCGCGGCCCTGA
- a CDS encoding methionine-R-sulfoxide reductase (Conserved domain frequently associated with peptide methionine sulfoxide reductase [Posttranslational modification, protein turnover, chaperones];~SelR domain; pfam01641;~identified by MetaGeneAnnotator; putative;~methionine-R-sulfoxide reductase [Mycobacterium smegmatis str. MC2155]): MADYEVQKTDEEWQAQLTPSEYQVLRLAGTEPAFRGAYTDTKTKGVYACRACGAELFTSEEKFESHCGWPSFFDPKDSEAVELIADTSHGMIRTEVRCARCGSHLGHVFEGEGYPTPTDQRYCINSISLRLETEES; encoded by the coding sequence ATGGCCGATTACGAGGTCCAGAAGACCGACGAGGAATGGCAGGCCCAGCTGACGCCGTCCGAGTACCAGGTGCTCCGGCTCGCCGGCACCGAGCCCGCGTTCCGCGGCGCGTACACGGACACGAAGACCAAGGGCGTCTACGCCTGTCGCGCCTGCGGCGCCGAACTCTTCACGTCCGAGGAGAAGTTCGAGTCGCACTGCGGCTGGCCTTCCTTCTTCGACCCGAAGGACAGCGAGGCCGTCGAGCTGATCGCCGACACGTCCCACGGCATGATCCGTACCGAGGTGCGCTGCGCCCGCTGCGGTTCGCACCTGGGGCACGTCTTCGAGGGGGAGGGGTACCCGACCCCGACCGACCAGCGGTACTGCATCAACTCGATCTCGCTCCGTCTGGAGACCGAGGAGAGCTGA
- a CDS encoding ATP/GTP-binding protein (ATP/GTP-binding protein [Streptomyces albus J1074];~OsmC-like protein; cl00767;~identified by MetaGeneAnnotator; putative), which translates to MGRTPSERDTHGHRASRPHRLAGRPHEGEGVVSLDSSGIGKYPVSWPSRAEQANGKTSPEELIAAAHSACYSMALSHALAGAGNPPTRLETKADVTFQPGTGITGIHLSVRGQVDGIDAAQFQSFAEDAKKNCPVSQALTGTTITLSAELA; encoded by the coding sequence TTGGGCCGTACCCCAAGCGAAAGGGATACACATGGCCACCGTGCGTCACGCCCACACCGTCTGGCAGGGCGACCTCATGAAGGGGAGGGGGTCGTCAGCCTCGACTCCTCCGGCATCGGCAAGTACCCGGTCTCCTGGCCGTCGCGCGCCGAGCAGGCGAACGGCAAGACCAGCCCGGAGGAGCTCATCGCCGCCGCGCACTCCGCCTGCTACTCCATGGCCCTCTCCCACGCGCTCGCGGGCGCCGGGAACCCGCCGACCCGTCTGGAGACCAAGGCGGACGTCACCTTCCAGCCGGGCACGGGCATCACGGGTATCCACCTGTCCGTGCGCGGCCAGGTGGACGGCATCGACGCCGCGCAGTTCCAGTCGTTCGCGGAGGACGCGAAGAAGAACTGCCCGGTGAGCCAGGCGCTGACGGGGACGACGATCACCCTGTCGGCCGAGCTGGCTTGA
- a CDS encoding hypothetical protein (Hypothetical protein XNR_0745 [Streptomyces albus J1074];~identified by MetaGeneAnnotator; putative) produces MFTSVLMIEKPLTAVDVEFVTTLHGDEGVSFIVLMQPRGDQADVLLRAIDDVAMGDLKEAARERDELEGKAALAPAETALEVSLQALRAAGCDAVGEVIEDHPLDKMKSVVDGSEADEVIVLTAPHYVEEFFHRDWASRARHKVGVPVLKLFAHSE; encoded by the coding sequence GTGTTCACAAGCGTTCTGATGATCGAGAAGCCCTTGACGGCCGTCGACGTGGAGTTCGTCACCACTCTGCACGGCGACGAGGGCGTGTCCTTCATCGTCCTGATGCAGCCGCGTGGTGACCAGGCCGACGTACTGCTGCGCGCCATCGACGACGTCGCCATGGGCGATCTGAAGGAAGCGGCCCGCGAGCGCGACGAGCTGGAGGGCAAGGCCGCGCTCGCCCCCGCCGAGACGGCCCTGGAGGTCTCGCTGCAGGCCCTGCGGGCCGCGGGATGCGACGCGGTCGGAGAGGTGATCGAGGATCACCCGCTGGACAAGATGAAGAGCGTCGTCGACGGGTCCGAGGCCGACGAGGTGATCGTGCTGACGGCCCCGCACTACGTCGAGGAGTTCTTCCACCGCGACTGGGCCTCCCGCGCCCGCCACAAGGTGGGTGTCCCGGTTCTGAAGCTGTTCGCGCACAGCGAGTGA
- a CDS encoding hypothetical protein (identified by MetaGeneAnnotator; putative;~sequence version:1) codes for MSGEPAGAHAPRRLTRVRASGGRAVPCRPPSSRPCGIRRDPANAGAPADDTDWRDVRDDAQEFVDEHPWGGGAVEALKRDIQKLDYYCAS; via the coding sequence GTGTCCGGTGAGCCGGCCGGCGCGCACGCGCCGCGCCGGCTCACGCGTGTCCGGGCGTCAGGGGGGCGCGCCGTGCCCTGCCGCCCGCCGTCCAGCAGACCCTGCGGGATCCGGCGGGATCCGGCCAATGCCGGAGCCCCGGCCGACGACACCGACTGGCGGGACGTTCGCGACGACGCTCAGGAGTTCGTCGACGAACACCCTTGGGGCGGCGGGGCCGTCGAGGCGCTGAAGCGGGACATCCAGAAGCTCGACTACTACTGCGCGTCCTGA
- a CDS encoding UDP-N-acetylmuramate--alanine ligase (Mur ligase family, catalytic domain; pfam01225;~Mur ligase family, glutamate ligase domain; pfam02875;~Mur ligase middle domain; pfam08245;~UDP-N-acetylmuramate--L-alanine ligase; Provisional; PRK00421;~UDP-N-acetylmuramate--alanine ligase [Streptomyces venezuelae ATCC10712];~identified by MetaGeneAnnotator; putative): protein MAPAIPAAMERPHFIGIGGAGMSGIAKILAQRGAKVAGSDARESATADALRALGVTVHIGHAAEHLADDASAVVVSSAIRADNPELARAAELDIPVVHRSDALASLMDGLGAIAVAGTHGKTTTTSMLAVALTELGLDPSYAIGGDLAGPGTNARHGEGEIFVAEADESDRSFQKYDPSVAIVLNVELDHHANYASMDEIYESFEAFAAKIRPGGTLVVGEHAGARELAGRVSGDKDLVVRTVGEDETSDVWIRTIEPKGMTSEVVVVMDGVEYVFTVSVPGRHYAHNAAAALAAGAAAGVDPAALAQALTAYTGVGRRLQLKGEAAGVQVIDSYAHHPTEMTADLEAMRGAVGGSRLLVVFQPHLFSRTQELGREMGDALALADASVVLDIYPAREDPIPGVTSEVIIDAARAAGAGVTPVHDKATVPDVIAGMVRPGDFVLTMGAGDVTDLGPKILARLSN, encoded by the coding sequence ATGGCACCCGCCATCCCTGCCGCCATGGAACGGCCGCACTTCATCGGCATCGGCGGTGCCGGAATGTCGGGCATCGCGAAGATCCTCGCCCAGCGCGGCGCCAAGGTCGCCGGCAGCGACGCCAGGGAGTCCGCCACCGCCGACGCGCTGCGCGCCCTGGGCGTCACCGTGCACATCGGCCACGCCGCCGAGCACCTGGCCGACGACGCCTCCGCCGTCGTCGTCTCCAGCGCCATCCGTGCCGACAACCCCGAGCTGGCCCGCGCCGCCGAGCTGGACATCCCGGTCGTCCACCGCTCCGACGCGCTCGCCTCCCTCATGGACGGCCTCGGCGCCATCGCGGTCGCCGGCACCCACGGCAAGACCACCACCACCTCCATGCTGGCCGTCGCGCTCACCGAGCTGGGTCTCGACCCCTCGTACGCGATCGGCGGCGACCTCGCGGGCCCCGGCACCAACGCCCGGCACGGCGAGGGCGAGATCTTCGTCGCCGAGGCCGACGAGAGCGACCGCAGCTTCCAGAAGTACGACCCGTCGGTCGCGATCGTTCTCAACGTCGAGCTGGACCACCACGCCAACTACGCCTCCATGGACGAGATCTACGAGTCCTTCGAGGCGTTCGCCGCCAAGATCCGTCCCGGCGGCACCCTGGTCGTCGGCGAGCACGCGGGCGCCCGCGAGCTGGCCGGCCGCGTCTCCGGCGACAAGGACCTGGTCGTCCGTACGGTCGGCGAGGACGAGACCTCCGACGTGTGGATCCGCACGATCGAGCCGAAGGGCATGACCAGCGAGGTCGTCGTGGTCATGGACGGCGTCGAGTACGTCTTCACCGTCTCCGTGCCCGGCCGCCACTACGCCCACAACGCCGCCGCGGCCCTCGCCGCCGGCGCCGCGGCGGGCGTCGACCCGGCCGCGCTCGCCCAGGCCCTCACCGCGTACACCGGTGTCGGCCGCCGCCTCCAGCTCAAGGGCGAGGCCGCGGGCGTGCAGGTCATCGACTCGTACGCGCACCACCCCACCGAGATGACCGCCGACCTGGAGGCCATGCGCGGCGCCGTCGGCGGCTCGCGCCTCCTGGTGGTCTTCCAGCCGCACCTGTTCTCCCGGACCCAGGAGCTGGGCCGCGAGATGGGCGACGCGCTCGCGCTCGCCGACGCGTCGGTCGTCCTCGACATCTACCCGGCCCGCGAGGACCCGATCCCGGGCGTCACCAGCGAGGTGATCATCGACGCGGCCCGCGCGGCCGGCGCCGGCGTCACGCCCGTCCACGACAAGGCCACTGTCCCGGACGTGATCGCGGGAATGGTCCGGCCCGGTGACTTCGTTCTCACCATGGGCGCGGGCGACGTCACGGACCTCGGCCCGAAGATCCTCGCCCGCCTGTCCAACTGA
- a CDS encoding lamin b receptor (identified by MetaGeneAnnotator; putative;~sequence version:1) has translation MVAGHQPFAGPQLIALPRQDLVREAGRQVEQSGRVGDQRTVSGVVPAERTGTRRAPTRSAAPAAAAVPAKSSEKAPAKAMPATDAPVPARI, from the coding sequence GTGGTTGCTGGGCACCAGCCCTTCGCCGGACCGCAGTTGATCGCCCTGCCGCGACAGGACCTTGTACGAGAAGCCGGCCGGCAGGTCGAGCAGTCCGGCCGGGTCGGCGACCAGCGGACCGTATCCGGCGTGGTTCCCGCCGAGCGGACCGGCACCCGAAGGGCCCCCACCCGAAGTGCCGCCCCGGCCGCCGCGGCCGTGCCCGCGAAGAGTTCGGAGAAGGCGCCGGCGAAGGCGATGCCGGCGACGGACGCGCCCGTCCCGGCGAGGATCTGA
- a CDS encoding ATP/GTP-binding protein (AFG1-like ATPase; pfam03969;~ATP/GTP-binding protein [Streptomyces albus J1074];~identified by MetaGeneAnnotator; putative), with protein MSTRAITEAAPIEAAPLSLCSREPHVPADRLVAEMVPPPRFDSVRFDTYIPDPNQPSQTQAVQVLSDFAAGLGGAHASGEGRRRWFSRAPKKPAAAAGPRGVYLDGGYGVGKTHLLASLWHATPAEPALKAFGTFVELTNLVGALGFQQTVRTLSGHRLLCIDEFELDDPGDTVLVSSLLGKLVDEGVALAATSNTLPGKLGEGRFAAADFLREIQGLSAHFRPLRIDGQDYRHRGLPEAPAPYDDETVTRTAYATPGASLDDFPHLLDHLAKVHPSRYSALTEDLTAVCLTDVRAVPDQSTALRLVVLADRLYDREIPVLASGLPFDKLFSDEMLNGGYKKKYFRAISRLTALARDAKGLVAQ; from the coding sequence GTGTCGACCCGTGCCATAACCGAAGCGGCGCCCATCGAGGCCGCCCCGCTCTCGCTGTGTTCGCGTGAGCCCCACGTCCCCGCCGACCGCCTGGTGGCGGAGATGGTGCCGCCGCCCCGGTTCGACTCGGTGCGTTTCGACACGTACATCCCGGACCCGAACCAGCCCAGCCAGACCCAGGCCGTCCAGGTCCTCTCCGACTTCGCCGCGGGCCTCGGCGGCGCCCACGCCTCCGGCGAGGGACGGCGGCGCTGGTTCTCCCGCGCCCCGAAGAAGCCGGCCGCGGCGGCCGGACCGCGCGGCGTCTACCTCGACGGCGGGTACGGCGTCGGCAAGACCCACCTCCTCGCCTCCCTCTGGCACGCCACCCCGGCCGAGCCCGCGCTCAAGGCCTTCGGCACCTTCGTCGAGCTGACCAACCTGGTCGGCGCCCTCGGCTTCCAGCAGACCGTGCGCACCCTCAGCGGACACCGGCTGCTGTGCATCGACGAGTTCGAGCTGGACGACCCGGGCGACACCGTCCTCGTCTCCAGCCTGCTCGGCAAGCTCGTCGACGAGGGCGTGGCGCTCGCCGCGACCTCCAACACCCTGCCGGGCAAGCTCGGCGAGGGCCGGTTCGCCGCCGCCGACTTCCTGCGCGAGATCCAGGGCCTGTCCGCGCACTTCCGGCCGCTGCGAATCGACGGCCAGGACTACCGCCACCGCGGGCTGCCCGAGGCCCCCGCGCCGTACGACGACGAGACCGTCACCCGGACCGCGTACGCCACGCCGGGTGCCTCCCTCGACGACTTCCCGCACCTGCTCGATCACCTGGCCAAGGTCCACCCGAGCCGGTACAGCGCGCTGACCGAGGACCTGACGGCGGTGTGCCTCACCGACGTGCGGGCGGTCCCCGACCAGTCGACCGCGCTGCGGCTCGTCGTGCTCGCCGACCGGCTCTACGACCGCGAGATACCCGTGCTCGCCTCCGGCCTGCCCTTCGACAAGCTGTTCAGCGACGAGATGCTGAACGGCGGGTACAAGAAGAAGTACTTCCGGGCGATCTCCCGGCTCACCGCCCTCGCGCGGGACGCGAAGGGGCTGGTGGCGCAGTAG
- a CDS encoding glutamate synthase family protein (3Fe-4S cluster binding site [ion binding];~FMN binding site [chemical binding];~Glutamate synthase (GltS) FMN-binding domain. GltS isa complex iron-sulfur flavoprotein that catalyzes the reductive synthesis of L-glutamate from 2-oxoglutarate and L-glutamine via intramolecular channelling of ammonia, a reaction in the plant, yeast...; cd02808;~Glutamate synthase domain 2 [Aminoacid transport andmetabolism]; COG0069;~PFAM: Conserved region in glutamate synthase;~Signal predicted by SignalP 3.0 HMM; IMG reference gene:2506874384_SP;~glutamate synthase family protein [Mycobacterium chubuense NBB4];~identified by MetaGeneAnnotator; putative;~substrate binding site [chemical binding]) has translation MRARIIGTAAATALAAVAARDLVQKKHALLRNFPVVGHARYLLERIGPELRQYVVTSNEEERPFSRDQRTWIYASAKGENNYFGFGTDVDVEHVQGHAYVKQRTFAGTLPDLTDPQAPLPSAKVLGGPRGRAKAFRPASVVNISAMSFGSLSGAAITALNKGAALAGTMHNTGEGGLSSYHRNGGDLVLQIGTSYFGCRNEDGTFNLDKLKDVVAGAPVKAIEIKLSQGAKPGLGGMLPAAKVTPEIAGIRGIPVGEDCASPSRHTAFHDVDSMLDFVELLAAETGLPVGIKSAVGEMSFWEELATRMSRGDRGVDFVTVDGGEGGTGAAPLIFSDSVSLPFRMGFSRVYGTFAERGLTDDLTFIGSGKLGLPENAAVAFALGVDMINVAREAMLSIGCIQAQKCHTDKCPTGIATQNPWLVRGVDAPSKATRAAVYLRTLRKELLKVSGAVGVAHPGLITTNDIEIMNGDYDARSLASVYGYKDGWGELGPEAAREITALVTR, from the coding sequence ATGCGTGCTCGCATCATCGGAACGGCCGCCGCGACGGCCCTGGCGGCCGTGGCAGCCCGCGACCTCGTCCAGAAGAAGCACGCGCTGCTCAGAAACTTCCCCGTGGTCGGCCACGCCCGCTACCTGCTGGAGCGGATCGGGCCGGAGCTGCGGCAGTACGTCGTGACGTCCAACGAGGAAGAGCGCCCGTTCAGCCGCGACCAGCGCACCTGGATCTACGCGTCGGCCAAGGGCGAGAACAACTACTTCGGCTTCGGCACGGACGTCGACGTCGAGCACGTGCAGGGTCACGCGTACGTGAAGCAGCGAACGTTCGCCGGTACGCTGCCCGACCTGACGGATCCGCAGGCTCCGCTGCCCTCGGCGAAGGTGCTCGGCGGCCCGCGCGGGCGCGCCAAGGCGTTCCGCCCGGCGAGCGTCGTCAACATCTCGGCGATGAGCTTCGGCTCGCTGTCCGGTGCGGCGATCACGGCGCTCAACAAGGGTGCGGCGCTGGCCGGCACGATGCACAACACGGGCGAGGGCGGCCTGTCCTCGTACCACCGCAACGGCGGTGATCTCGTGCTCCAGATCGGCACCTCGTACTTCGGCTGCCGCAACGAGGACGGCACCTTCAACCTCGACAAGCTCAAGGACGTCGTCGCCGGCGCCCCGGTCAAGGCCATCGAGATCAAGCTCTCCCAGGGCGCCAAGCCCGGCCTCGGCGGCATGCTGCCGGCCGCCAAGGTGACCCCCGAGATCGCCGGGATACGCGGCATCCCGGTCGGCGAGGACTGCGCGTCCCCCTCCCGGCACACCGCGTTCCACGACGTCGACTCGATGCTCGACTTCGTCGAACTGCTCGCCGCCGAGACCGGACTGCCGGTCGGCATCAAGAGCGCCGTGGGCGAGATGAGCTTCTGGGAGGAGCTGGCCACGAGGATGTCCCGGGGCGACCGGGGCGTCGACTTCGTGACCGTCGACGGCGGCGAGGGCGGCACCGGAGCGGCGCCGCTGATCTTCTCCGACTCGGTGTCGCTGCCGTTCCGGATGGGCTTCTCCCGGGTCTACGGCACGTTCGCCGAGCGCGGTCTGACCGACGACCTCACCTTCATCGGCTCGGGCAAGCTCGGCCTGCCCGAGAACGCCGCGGTCGCCTTCGCCCTGGGCGTCGACATGATCAACGTGGCCCGCGAGGCCATGCTGTCCATCGGCTGCATCCAGGCGCAGAAGTGCCACACCGACAAGTGCCCCACGGGCATCGCCACGCAGAACCCGTGGCTGGTACGCGGTGTCGACGCGCCCTCGAAGGCCACCCGCGCGGCCGTCTACCTGCGCACCCTGCGCAAGGAGCTGCTGAAGGTCTCGGGCGCCGTCGGCGTCGCCCACCCGGGCCTCATCACGACGAACGACATCGAGATCATGAACGGCGACTACGACGCCCGCAGCCTGGCGAGCGTCTACGGGTACAAGGACGGCTGGGGCGAGCTCGGCCCGGAGGCGGCGCGGGAGATCACCGCCCTGGTCACCCGGTAG
- a CDS encoding hypothetical protein (identified by MetaGeneAnnotator; putative;~sequence version:1) — translation MLDRRSLLRTSGVAAAGALVAAASPPSFAAAAVAPKSLPLPGCHYAADSDPHAGVTRVVLQDHPSPAAGWKAVQARVEIPAHKESGRHSHPGVEIGYVVSGEVLMVYDDRAPLRLRAGDPFFTPNGVVHNARNVGMGEAMIVSSYVVDETKPLVTYLTDDATGEGASARQSAAPCPTG, via the coding sequence ATGCTCGACCGACGCTCTCTTCTGCGCACCAGCGGTGTCGCGGCGGCCGGCGCGCTCGTCGCCGCCGCTTCGCCGCCCTCCTTCGCCGCCGCCGCCGTGGCGCCGAAGTCTCTCCCGCTTCCCGGCTGCCACTACGCGGCGGACTCCGATCCGCACGCCGGTGTCACCCGGGTCGTGCTGCAGGACCACCCCTCGCCCGCCGCGGGCTGGAAGGCCGTGCAGGCCCGCGTGGAGATTCCCGCGCACAAGGAGTCGGGCCGGCACAGTCACCCCGGCGTCGAGATCGGTTACGTGGTCAGCGGAGAGGTCCTGATGGTCTACGACGACCGGGCGCCGCTCCGGTTGCGCGCGGGGGACCCGTTCTTCACCCCGAACGGCGTCGTCCACAATGCGCGCAATGTCGGCATGGGGGAGGCGATGATCGTCTCCTCGTACGTCGTCGACGAGACGAAGCCCCTGGTGACCTACCTGACGGATGACGCGACGGGCGAAGGGGCGTCCGCGCGGCAGTCGGCCGCGCCCTGCCCGACCGGCTGA